A genome region from Rhea pennata isolate bPtePen1 chromosome 35 unlocalized genomic scaffold, bPtePen1.pri SUPER_35_unloc_1, whole genome shotgun sequence includes the following:
- the LOC134154119 gene encoding blue-sensitive opsin → MHKSRDSRDDLPDDFFIPMPLDAPNLTALSPFLVPQTHLGSPSVFTGMSAFMFLLIVLGVPINTLTVFCTAKYKKLRSHLNYILVNLAVANLLVICVGSTTAFYSFSQMYFALGPTACKIEGFAATLGGMVSLWSLAVVAFERFLVICKPLGNFTFRGTHAVLGCIVTWIFGLVASAPPLFGWSRYIPEGLQCSCGPDWYTTNNKWNNESYVIFLFCFCFGVPLAIIIFSYGRLLITLRAVAKQQEQSATTQKAEREVTKMVVVMVLGFLVCWAPYSAFALWVVTHRGQPFDVGLASVPSVFSKASTVYNPVIYVFMNKQFRSCMLKLVFCGRSPFGDEDDVSGSSQATQVSSVSSSQVSPA, encoded by the exons ATGCACAAGTCCCGGGACAGCCGGGACGACCTCCCGGACGACTTCTTCATCCCGATGCCCCTGGACGCGCCGAACCTGACGGCGCTGAGCCCCTTCCTGGTGCCGCAGACGCACCTGGGCAGCCCCAGCGTCTTCACGGGCATGTCGGCCTTCATGTTCCTGCTCATCGTGCTGGGGGTGCCCATCAACACCCTCACCGTCTTCTGCACCGCCAAGTACAAGAAGCTCCGCTCCCACCTCAACTACATCCTGGTGAACCTGGCGGTGGCCAACCTGCTCGTCATCTGCGTCGGCTCCACCACCGCCTTCTACAGCTTCTCCCAGATGTATTTCGCCCTGGGGCCCACCGCCTGCAAGATCGAGGGCTTCGCCGCCACGCTGGGAG GCATGGTGAGCCTGTGGTCCCTGGCGGTCGTGGCCTTCGAGCGCTTCCTGGTGATCTGCAAACCCCTGGGCAACTTCACCTTCCGCGGGACCCACGCCGTGCTGGGCTGCATCGTCACCTGGATCTTCGGCCTCGTCGCCTCCGCGCCCCCCCTCTTCGGCTGGAGcag gtacATCCCCGAGGGGCTGCAGTGCTCGTGCGGCCCCGACTGGTACACGACCAACAACAAGTGGAACAACGAGTCCTACgtcatcttcctcttctgcttctgcttcggGGTGCCCCTGGCCATCATCATCTTCTCCTACGGGCGCCTGCTGATCACGCTGCGGGCG GTGgccaagcagcaggagcagtcGGCCACGACGCAGAAGGCGGAGCGGGAGGTGACCaagatggtggtggtgatggtgctGGGCTTCCTGGTGTGCTGGGCCCCCTACTCGGCCTTCGCCCTCTGGGTGGTGACGCACCGGGGGCAGCCCTTCGACGTGGGGCTGGCCTCCGTGCCCTCCGTCTTCTCCAAGGCCTCCACCGTCTACAACCCCGTCATCTACGTCTTCATGAACAAGCAG TTCCGCTCGTGCATGCTGAAGCTGGTTTTCTGCGGGAGGAGCCCCTTCGGGGACGAGGACGACGTCTCGGGCTCCTCGCAGGCCACCCAGGTCTCCTCCGTCTCCTCCAGCCAGGTCTCGCCCGCGTag